A region of the Flavobacteriaceae bacterium MAR_2010_188 genome:
TTGAACTTCCTTCAGGTAAACTTACCGGCGCGAATACCGAATTGACGGTTAAGACCATCGGGAATCTTTCAACTGAAGAAGAATTTAATGACATCATAATTGTTTCAGACGGTGGCAAGGTAGTCCGAATGAGCGATATTGGGAAAGCCGTGTTGGAGGCAGAGAATATGGAAACTAAACTCAGCGACAGCGGCCAACCAATGATCGCTTTAGCCATTATTCCACAGCCAGGAACTAATTATGTAGACATAGCAGACGAATTCTATAAGGAATATGAAAAACTACAGAAAGATTTACCGGAAGGCTTCAAACTAAACATTGCCCGAGATAATACCGTGTTCGTTAAGCGGGCAATTACCGAAGTTGTTGAAACACTTGCAATAGCCATTGTACTGGTAATTCTAGTAATTTATCTCTTCTTCAGAAATTGGTCTATGGCATTAAGACCGTTAATAGATATCCCAGTCTCCCTCATAGCGACATTCTTTGTGATGTGGCTATTTGGTTTCAGCATAAATGTTTTGACTTTATTGGCTATAGTACTTGCTACAGGTTTAGTGGTAGACGACGGAATTGTTGTGACCGAAAATATTTATAAAAAAGTTGAAGAAGGCATGAGCCCCATTGAAGCTGCGATAAAAGGTTCTAAGGAAATTTTCTTCGCGGTAATTTCAATTTCAGTTACTCTAGCCGCAGTTTTTCTTCCCGTAATTTTTCTTGAAGGGTTTGTAGGACGTTTATTTAGGGAATTTGGGGTTGTTCTCGGCGCGGCCGTATTGATTTCTGCTTTCGTCTCCTTAACCTTAACGCCTATGTTAAATGCATATCTTATGCGACCTGGGAAGCAAAAGCAATCTAAGTTTTATGAATTTACGGAGAAGTATTTCGTAAAAATGAACCTTAGCTACGAGTCCTCTTTAAGCCGCTTTATTTCAAAAAAATGGTTGAGCTACCCCATTATCGTTGGTTGTTTGGTGATTATCGGACTTTTTTATAGTCTCTTAAAGAAAGAAACTGCGCCCTATGATGATAGAAGTTATATCCGTGCATCCGTAACCGCACCAGAAGGAGCTTCATACGAATATATGGATCGGTTTATGACCGAGATGACCAATCTTATAAATGATTCAATTCCAGAGAAAAAAGTTAGTTTGATCATCACCTCTCCGGGTTTTGGCTCATCTTCGGTTAATAGCGGTAGAGCCGTCATATCATTAGTAGAACCAGAAGACAGAGAAAAATCCCAAGCTCAAATTGCTGAAGATCTAACCCGATGGACCAAGAAATACAATTCTGCTAGGGTAAATGTTGCCGAATCCCCCACCATATCAGTTAACCGAAGAGGTGGTATGCCCATACAATATATTATACAAGCCCAGAATTTTGAAAAGTTAAAGGAAAAGATTCCACCTTTTATGGAAGCTGTAGAAAGCGACCCCACTTTTTCTAATAGTGATTTGGATCTAAAATTCAACAAACCCGAAATCTATGTCACCATAGACAGAGACAAGGCTAGGAGTTTAGGAGTTTCGGTTTTGGATGTTGCTCAAACGCTTCAACTTTCGTTGAGCGGACAAAGGTTTGGATATTTTATCATGAATGGCAAACAATACCAAATCATAGGACAGTTCGATAAAAAAGACCGGGACGCGCCGATGGATTTAACATCCATGTTCGTTAAGAATGACAATGGTGACCTGATACAGATGGATAACCTTGTTTCAACCGCAGAACATAGCAGTCCACCTCAACTTTATCATAATAATCGTTACATGAGCGCTACCGTCTCTGCCGCACTCGCGCCGGGCAAAAGTATTGGAGATGGCATCGATGCGATGGAAAGCATCAAAGAAAAGGTTTTGGATGATAGCTTTACTACGGATTTAGGTGGTGAATCTCGTGATTTTGTTGAAAGTAGCAGCAATACCTTGTTCGCTTTTGGGCTGGCACTTGTATTGATATTTTTGATTTTAGCCGCTCAGTTTGAAAGTTTTATAGATCCGCTAATTATAATTTCAACCGTACCAATGGCCGTTGCAGGCGCTGTTTTTTCATTGTGGCTTTTTGGTCAGACTTGGAATATCTTCAGCCAAATCGGGACAATTATGCTTATTGGACTTGTCACAAAAAATGGAATACTTATCGTTGAATTTGCCAATCAACTGCGTGAGGAAGGAATGGCAAAGAAAATGGCCATAAAAAAAGCTGCCGAATCTAGATTAAGACCAATATTAATGACAAGTTTAACCATTGCCTTGGGTGCACTACCTATCGCCCTTTCTTTAGGGGCTGCTTCAACTAGTAGAATAGGTATGGGAGTTGTAATCATTGGTGGTACAATGTTCTCTTTAATATTAACCCTATTTGTCATTCCTGCTCTTTACCTAATGTGGTCCGGAGAGAAATCACATAGTCCAGAATTTGATAAAGTGGATATCTATGATGCTCAAGAAACTGCTAAAAGTTTTTAATTTCCTAATTCTTATGTTTTTTGCGGTTATTGCTACCGCACAAGATATAGATCTTCTTACTGTAGAAGAGGCGGTGGCAATTGCATTGGAGAATAATTACCAAATCCAGATTGCAAAGAACCAACTTGAAATATCCGAACTTTCCATAAGCCCCGGATTTGCCGGAATGCTTCCAAGTATAAATGCTGTAGCCAGCAAATCGAACAACTACCAAAATATTACCCAAGCCCGCTCAGACGGAACCATTGTTTCACTCGATAATGCGAAGAACAACAATTTGAATTATGGCGTGGAACTCGATTGGACCATTTTTGACGGCCTCAGAATGTTTGCTCGGTATGATCAACTTAAAGAAAATAAAAGGCTTGAAGAAACCCAATTAAAGTTTCAAGTTTTGGGTACTGCAAGCCAGGTTATGGCTACCTATTTTGATTTGGTGCAACAAAAAAGACAATTAAATTCGCTAGATAGTACCCTCGTTTTGTCGGAATCTAGGGTAGAATTGGCTAATAACAAGTTTAGCATCGGAAAAGCTTCGAAACTCGAACTTTTAAATGCGCAGGTCGATGAGAACACCGACCGTACATTATATTTTAGACAGCAAGAGATATTTAAGAATACAAAAACACGTTTAAATGAATTAATGGGCCGCGATCTAAAATCGGACTATACAGTACTCGACTTTATTGTGGTGGATGAGAGTTTGCAATT
Encoded here:
- a CDS encoding hydrophobic/amphiphilic exporter-1, HAE1 family/multidrug efflux pump, which produces MNLSTLSIKRPVLTIVMNLTIVLFGIIGYMYLGIREFPSIDPAQISVSTSYSGANSDIIESQITEPLEKSINSIDGIRNITSSSNQGSSRINIEFNLDKNLESAANDVRDKVSQAVRSLPEDIDAPPVVSKADANSDAIISMTVQSDNKNVLELSDYADNVIAPRLQTIPGVSSVQIWGQRKYAMRLWIDPIKLSSYGITVAEVRTALLSQNVELPSGKLTGANTELTVKTIGNLSTEEEFNDIIIVSDGGKVVRMSDIGKAVLEAENMETKLSDSGQPMIALAIIPQPGTNYVDIADEFYKEYEKLQKDLPEGFKLNIARDNTVFVKRAITEVVETLAIAIVLVILVIYLFFRNWSMALRPLIDIPVSLIATFFVMWLFGFSINVLTLLAIVLATGLVVDDGIVVTENIYKKVEEGMSPIEAAIKGSKEIFFAVISISVTLAAVFLPVIFLEGFVGRLFREFGVVLGAAVLISAFVSLTLTPMLNAYLMRPGKQKQSKFYEFTEKYFVKMNLSYESSLSRFISKKWLSYPIIVGCLVIIGLFYSLLKKETAPYDDRSYIRASVTAPEGASYEYMDRFMTEMTNLINDSIPEKKVSLIITSPGFGSSSVNSGRAVISLVEPEDREKSQAQIAEDLTRWTKKYNSARVNVAESPTISVNRRGGMPIQYIIQAQNFEKLKEKIPPFMEAVESDPTFSNSDLDLKFNKPEIYVTIDRDKARSLGVSVLDVAQTLQLSLSGQRFGYFIMNGKQYQIIGQFDKKDRDAPMDLTSMFVKNDNGDLIQMDNLVSTAEHSSPPQLYHNNRYMSATVSAALAPGKSIGDGIDAMESIKEKVLDDSFTTDLGGESRDFVESSSNTLFAFGLALVLIFLILAAQFESFIDPLIIISTVPMAVAGAVFSLWLFGQTWNIFSQIGTIMLIGLVTKNGILIVEFANQLREEGMAKKMAIKKAAESRLRPILMTSLTIALGALPIALSLGAASTSRIGMGVVIIGGTMFSLILTLFVIPALYLMWSGEKSHSPEFDKVDIYDAQETAKSF
- a CDS encoding Outer membrane protein TolC; translated protein: MMLKKLLKVFNFLILMFFAVIATAQDIDLLTVEEAVAIALENNYQIQIAKNQLEISELSISPGFAGMLPSINAVASKSNNYQNITQARSDGTIVSLDNAKNNNLNYGVELDWTIFDGLRMFARYDQLKENKRLEETQLKFQVLGTASQVMATYFDLVQQKRQLNSLDSTLVLSESRVELANNKFSIGKASKLELLNAQVDENTDRTLYFRQQEIFKNTKTRLNELMGRDLKSDYTVLDFIVVDESLQLTILEELAKSQNPQLLAEIINKRIAELELKQIKSGRLPLISAQSGYLFNDSNSSLGFTTNNQARGFNFGIAASLNLFDGLNQSRNEQIAIINVDNSNVIIEQQTQTILSQINTAYNTYLTNLRLMELEVINESIAKENLEITIEKYRIGTIPTLEFRTAQLNYINSVVRSASAVYEAKLSEIKLKELSGSLNLQMPMDN